Proteins co-encoded in one Ficedula albicollis isolate OC2 unplaced genomic scaffold, FicAlb1.5 N00319, whole genome shotgun sequence genomic window:
- the STMN4 gene encoding stathmin-4 isoform X1 — translation MMSWGALGTPRPGYSKAALKEPGERQEQRDHRRGAPGSLFLQNSKDFLAMTLAAYKEKMKELPLVSLFCSCFLSDPLNKPTYAYEDTVDLTWCVISDMEVIELNKRTSGQSFEVILKPPSFDGIPEFNASLPRRRDPSLEEIQKKLEAAEERRKYQEAELLKHLAEKREHEREVIQKAIEENNNFIKMAKEKLAQKMESNKENREAHLAAMLERLQEKVCSQPQHGKSHPHHLQLPPKHPEPAQCPSPSASVGAEAESAR, via the exons ATGATGTCATGGGGGGCGCTGGGGACCCCCCGCCCGGGATATTCCAAAGCCGCGTTAAAGGAGCCGGGAGAGCGCCAGGAGCAGCGCGACCACCGCCGAGGG GCCCCAGGATCTCTCTTCCTGCAGAATTCCAAGGATTTCCTCGCCATGACTCTGGCTG CCTACAAGGAGAAGATGAAGGAGCTGCCCCTCGTCTCCCTGTTCTGCTCCTGTTTCCTGTCGGATCCCCTCAACAAGCCGACCTACGCCTACGAAG ACACGGTGGATCTGACCTGGTGCGTGATCTCTGACATGGAAGTGATCGAGCTCAACAAGCGCACCTCGGGCCAATCCTTCGAGGTCATCCTGAAGCCTCCGTCCTTCGACGGAATCCCGGAATTCAACGCCTCCCTGCCGCGGCGCCGCGACCCTTCCCTGGAGGAGATCCAGAAGAAGCTGGAAGCGGcggaggagaggaggaag TACCAGGAGGCGGAGCTGCTGAAGCACCTGGCGGAAAAGCGGGAGCACGAGCGGGAAGTGATCCAGAAGGCCATCGAGGAGAACAACAACTTCATCAAGATGGCCAAGGAGAAGCTGGCGCAGAAGATGGAGTCCAACAAGGAGAACCGCGAGGCGCACCTGGCGGCCATGCTGGAGCGCCTCCAGGAGAAG GTCTGTTCCCAACCTCAGCACGGAAAATCCCACCCTCaccacctccagctccctccaAAACATCCGGAGCCCGCCCAGTGCCCTTCTCCGAGCGCCTCCGTTGGGGCAGAGGCGGAGAGCGCCAGATAA
- the STMN4 gene encoding stathmin-4 isoform X2, translating into MMSWGALGTPRPGYSKAALKEPGERQEQRDHRRGAPGSLFLQNSKDFLAMTLAAYKEKMKELPLVSLFCSCFLSDPLNKPTYAYEDTVDLTWCVISDMEVIELNKRTSGQSFEVILKPPSFDGIPEFNASLPRRRDPSLEEIQKKLEAAEERRKYQEAELLKHLAEKREHEREVIQKAIEENNNFIKMAKEKLAQKMESNKENREAHLAAMLERLQEKDKHAEEVRKNKELKEEASR; encoded by the exons ATGATGTCATGGGGGGCGCTGGGGACCCCCCGCCCGGGATATTCCAAAGCCGCGTTAAAGGAGCCGGGAGAGCGCCAGGAGCAGCGCGACCACCGCCGAGGG GCCCCAGGATCTCTCTTCCTGCAGAATTCCAAGGATTTCCTCGCCATGACTCTGGCTG CCTACAAGGAGAAGATGAAGGAGCTGCCCCTCGTCTCCCTGTTCTGCTCCTGTTTCCTGTCGGATCCCCTCAACAAGCCGACCTACGCCTACGAAG ACACGGTGGATCTGACCTGGTGCGTGATCTCTGACATGGAAGTGATCGAGCTCAACAAGCGCACCTCGGGCCAATCCTTCGAGGTCATCCTGAAGCCTCCGTCCTTCGACGGAATCCCGGAATTCAACGCCTCCCTGCCGCGGCGCCGCGACCCTTCCCTGGAGGAGATCCAGAAGAAGCTGGAAGCGGcggaggagaggaggaag TACCAGGAGGCGGAGCTGCTGAAGCACCTGGCGGAAAAGCGGGAGCACGAGCGGGAAGTGATCCAGAAGGCCATCGAGGAGAACAACAACTTCATCAAGATGGCCAAGGAGAAGCTGGCGCAGAAGATGGAGTCCAACAAGGAGAACCGCGAGGCGCACCTGGCGGCCATGCTGGAGCGCCTCCAGGAGAAG GACAAACACGCGGAAGAAGTGAGGAAAAACAAGGAGCTCAAGGAAGAAGCCTCCAGGTAa